One segment of Vallicoccus soli DNA contains the following:
- a CDS encoding peptidase E: MRILATSGGFVPGERSRLAVGPLLQHALDLAGSPSRPRLCYVGTALGDQAWMAAEVHKAFAGTGVEVSVLDLLPMPSVPDVQEHLLGQHVVWVGGGSVAGLLALWRLHGVDRAMRAAWEAGVVLGGVSAGSLCWHVGGTTDSFGPDLRPVTDGLALLPYGNGVHYDSEEQRRPLLHRLVSDGTLPLSYATDDGVGLVYEGTELVEAVSDRPGVAAYRVERGPDGRAVETRIEPRRLGPTR; encoded by the coding sequence GTGAGGATCCTCGCCACGTCCGGGGGCTTCGTCCCCGGCGAGCGCAGCCGCCTGGCGGTCGGGCCGCTGCTGCAGCACGCGCTCGACCTCGCGGGGAGCCCGTCCCGCCCGCGCCTGTGCTACGTCGGCACGGCCCTCGGCGACCAGGCGTGGATGGCCGCGGAGGTGCACAAGGCCTTCGCCGGCACCGGCGTCGAGGTGAGCGTCCTCGACCTGCTGCCGATGCCGAGCGTGCCCGACGTGCAGGAGCACCTGCTCGGCCAGCACGTGGTGTGGGTGGGCGGCGGGTCGGTCGCGGGCCTGCTCGCCCTGTGGCGGCTGCACGGGGTCGACCGGGCGATGCGCGCGGCCTGGGAGGCGGGCGTCGTGCTCGGCGGCGTCTCGGCCGGGTCGCTGTGCTGGCACGTCGGCGGCACCACGGACTCGTTCGGGCCCGACCTGCGCCCGGTGACCGACGGGCTGGCCCTGCTGCCGTACGGCAACGGGGTGCACTACGACAGCGAGGAGCAGCGCCGACCGCTGCTGCACCGGCTCGTGTCCGACGGCACCCTGCCGCTGTCGTACGCGACGGACGACGGCGTGGGTCTCGTCTACGAGGGCACCGAGCTGGTCGAGGCGGTCAGCGACCGCCCGGGCGTGGCGGCGTACCGCGTCGAGCGCGGGCCGGACGGGCGCGCCGTGGAGACCCGCATCGAGCCGCGCCGGCTCGGGCCGACCCGCTAG